The genomic DNA TTTAGGGCTCTGCCATAGCTCTGGCATGGTTTAGGATTTCAGTGGCCTGATTTCTTTCACTTCACATGAATAGTCCTCTAGCTGAGCCTCACCCTCGGTTGCTTGAAGGTAACTTTACATGAGAAGCTTCTGTTGATGAAGTCCTTTTTGCTCTGTCAGCAGACAGCTGTAAGGAAAGTTAAGGAGGCTGAAACTTAACTTTGGTAGAAGCTGCTGTGGAGAATTTTATAGCAGACCACCTGCAGACATTGGTAGGTGCTGTCTGACAGGGAGAAATTAATGACAGTAGTGTTCTTGCTTGTTAGATTTTTGGAAGGGAGAAAGCTTGAATCCCTTATGTGTTCTTTTGCCCAAGGGCCCACTGTAAAAAAGCGTGACTTTTTTTATACTAACTCTTCTCTCCCCcttctgtcccctctcccccctcttctccctctccctcctccccccttcccctttcccctttcccgtctttttggttttttcttgatttttggCTCAGCTCACCATCTGGTCCCTCGGCCTCCAGGGCCTCCTCCAGGCGCCAATGAGGAAATCCCCGATGATTTCGACTGGGACTTGATCACCTAGCAAGTTACAGACTCAATAGCTGGTCCTTTGTGAAGGAcgtgggaggggagggggacatggggtgaaTGGTGCCAGCACcgccctccccagcctccctgccttgcctgtatatagatatatattctCTATCTCCGCCAGAGAAGCCACCGCAAGATGCTGCCGAAGATAATCCTTCCTTGCGTCctgttttatcttctttttcttcttttgtttattattattattgttattattattattattaccaaTAATTGAGCACAGCTCTCCCCCGCCTCTGGTGGCCTCAGATGCATCAGATTGACTCTTTCATGTTGTGTGGTGCCCTGTGGAGGGTGGAAAGATGGGTCCTTGGTGCCATGAAAAGACCTCGGAAGGCTGAATCCTCGAGTGCATCTTTCCCTCATCATTTTGCGTTTAACAATCCCTCTTTCCCTTCAAGGTGGCCGGTGAATCTGTTGTATTGGCTACTGGAGTGAGAGAGCCTAGTGGACCCTGGGAGTCTGTAGTTATGTTGTTTTGTAAATGTCGTAAAGGTCAGGGGGCTAAAGGGACACTGGAGGGGTGATCTTAGCTCCATGAACTTTCTTGCATgagcaggaaaagcaagaaaataattacagtttCCAAGCACAGAGAGAGGGTAGTCCCTGAGGGTAGGGGGTGCTTCAGCTGGGAGGGTAGACCTGAGTTTGGAGCAAGGAAAATGTAGCAGAGATGGTGTTTCAGCAGAGAAGTTGGGTTTCAGAATGCAGTGCCATCTGTGAGGACAGAGAGATTCTGAAGGAATCCTGAACTGTTTCTACACTGCCTTTGCAGTCTCCAGGTGAAGCTTACATACCCATCAAGTAAACAAAGCAGTCAGGGGTGTCACATGTGATTCAGcaaattctgttttccagagtttttaatttcacccccccaccccttcAAGCCCTTCTTCAAAGTATGTAGTGAGGCTCTTACTTGCATATGCAAATTTGGAAGTTTTCTCCCATCAGTATTGGTTCAGTTGTTATTTGGCCCTCTGCCCCTCATACTTCTTTGAAGTCTGTCCTTGCCTGTGGCTTGAGAGTGCCAGCAACAGGAGCCTTGTTGTGTAGGTGCCAGTTCTCAGTCAGTGGTTCCCACTTCATGAATGGGCTGATGGTGGGAAGAGGAAGCTGCTGCTCAGAGTGGAGGTGAATTAGAGGACTTCTGGTCAAGGGGCTGGACCCTCTGGTCAAGTAAGTGGGAGGCCCTCACAAGTGGGGTTTTAAGAGGTGCATTAGAAGAGAGCGGATGAAGTGAgggcagatttttaaaactgaacagCCAAAGAGCGTTGTATAAAAGGGAAAAGGGTGGGTCAGACCCCTTGTAGTTCAGCTTGGGAGATGATAGAATCTAGGGTAAATCCAGAAGGATAAGTTTTGTCAGCACTTGCAAATCAGGAAGGTGGAAAAAGTTCTGGAGCAGGAGTGAATGTTGAGATGCCTCCTCCCCAAAGCTGTGTCCcgtgtttcccttttttttctggtatggCTCTGTTCTGTTAAACCTCTTGTTTCCTCTTAATAAAGCTTTCCCCCCACCCATATTCCCTGTTTACCAGTGAAGAGAACCAAGTTGGAAATAAAACATCATGGCTGTTTGACAGACCTGGAGCAGGGGAGTTATAACCTCTACTCTGACTGCAGGAAGGTGGGGAACTagtactgctttttaaatttgctATAGGGATAGACCAATTGGATCTTTGTCAGGGAAGTGGACAGTCTCATTGTATTGCAGGGGTGgtgggacttttttttctttttaaagtgtgtGGTTGTGGGGGGAGTTCATCCTTGAGTGTTTCCAAGAGAAATGGGGAATCCCAGACAACTACAACATGGAGTCAGTTGTTATCTCTGCTGCCTCAGGATGGGAATGATAGAGCTTGGAAGCAGGTGAGATGGGTTTCTGTGGAAAGTGGCACCAGAGACAGCTTCTGGTAGATGCCAGTTCATGCTTTGCAGGGAATGTTACTGAGAGATGGCCCTGTAGGAGTCTGAAAACAccactggaaggaaaacaagatgGCTCCTTTGTGTATCCAAGTGTCCCTCACTTGCATATTCACCTCATTTGCATACTAAGTTGTGCCTCATTTGCATATGTAAATACATGCCGGTCAGTGTGCAAATTAGCCTTGTTCCTCTGCCCctgaaataaatgtgtgttGTTAGTGGGTGGGAAGGCATCGGGTGGGTGGCGTGGAGCTCTGCAGGGTGCTTGGGTACCAGcctgtggggaggggaggggaaggcaagGCAGCCTGTTCTGGAGAAGGGGTCCTGCAGGCCCTTGCAGTGTGGGGTGTCCCCTCCCGCATGGTGTGGCCCCTTGCGCTTTGTTCCAGTGGTCAGGGAGAGAGGGGCGTGGTCTCACaagtttatttttgtgcatgctttcttaataaaaagaaaaagtgaatgtTTATGGTTTAACTCTTTTGGTGCCAGTATTGATTTCCGCCCCACCCCCCCCAGTGTCATTGTTCAGGACCCCACTCAAAATGGTTCTTTTTCCGAGTCactcgatagagagggctcacaatctggctgtagtcaggaatatgcattctccaaaaacctactacgcccaagaaagtctgtgtctcctttttattagtagGTGGAGACACAGCTACAATTTTGTTGATCACATCCATTGGGATCTGACGACgcccatcttgccattttattcctaaaaactggatctcttgtgcaggtcccttgaccttgcttcgttttatggcaaaaccggGATTCAAAAGAATCTGGATTATGCTCTCACCTCTCTCGAAGATTTCTTTCACCGTGTCACCCCATACAatgatgtcatcaatatactgcacgtgttctggagctttacccTGTTCCAGCatggtttggatcagtccatggcagatggtaggactgcgtttccacccctggggcaagcgattctacgtgtactggatgcccctccaggtgaaagcaaactggggcctgcactctgctgctaaaggaatagagaaaaatgcattagcataCCACTTGGCgtaccacttggctgcctttgactccagttcaaattgcagttctaacatgtcaggcacagcagcactcaagggtggcataacttcattcaggccacgatagtctACTGTTCGTCTCCACTTGTCGCTAGACTTACGCATTGGCCAAAttgggctgttaaaaggtgagcgagtcttactgatcacaccctgGCTTTCCAGTTGACAAATCAACTTCTGTataggaatcaaagagtctTGATTGGTGTGATATTGCCGGTGATGCACcgtcgtggtagcaattggcacctgctgattgtcaaccatcagcagtcctacaacagaaggcAAATCACACAGCTGTTCAATATTCTCAGTGTCCATAGCTGCTATGCCAAATGCCCACcgatacccttttgggtccttaaaataccctctcctgaaGTAGTCTGTGCCAAGGATGTACAGAGCATCTAggccagtcacaatgggatgcttttgccagtttttcccAGTTAGGCttatttcagcctctacaacagtcagttcctgggatcccccagtcactccagAAATATTGATGGATTGTGTGCCTTCATAGTTTGAGGGGATTatcgtgcactgagcaccagtgtccaccaaagccttgtactcctgggggtgtgttgtaccaggccatcgtaTCTGCACAGACAACTCTGTTGTCCCTTTCCtctgcctggctggaggcagggcccctctaatttgtgttttgcacagtctctgggTATGAATTAGACGTTCCTTCAAGAggatcagaatctcttctgccccttctGGAAACTGGAGCAGCCATTTTCCTAGTTTTTCCTTCtaactcacgtactcgttcctgaagttctgaggtaggtcttccatcccacctcctcatgttttctccctggtCACGTAGGAAGAACCACAGTGAACCTCTTTTTGTGGACTgtttctgtcctctctcttgagattggaaacgccttctcctaatagctgaaacataggTTTGTACAGGTCGTGAATGAAACCTGTCTTCTCTAAGTGCtctgatttcttgcaacagcttttcaaactggTCGTCAGgtttttcacacagtttctccacagtTGAGACACAAGCCTGTAGAGAGACAGCAGGGCTATCCTCAAAGTCCTGAAGCTGCTTAATCACGTCAGAAATGCTTTATCTACCTCCAGTTGACCAGATCATTGCTGCCAATGACTTAGTATATGCAGGTGGTGCGCTTTGTACAAACCTGCACCACATAGGTCGTGTACAATTGATTCTATCTGGGTCGgtcccctcttggctgtttggaCCAAAATCGATGATCTCCtgcacagctaattctctcaggaactggatacctctctccatggtattccatttccctggaTTACATATAACATCTTCCTTGAAGGGAAGCCTTGActtcatagctgtcaggagtcgaCTCCAGAGGGTGGTGCAGTTGTTCTCTCTTGAAATTGCCCTATCAAGGTTGGCCTCCCTTGTCAGAGATCCCAACTGCTTGGCTTCCCCACCTTCTAGTTCCAGACTATCAGCTCCGttatcccagcatcggagcaGCCAGGTTACATTCTCGCCTTCACAATGACTAAAGTCTTTTCACATATCTCTCAGCTCACTTGGAGAAAAGGATCAGgtggtcacttcctctcctccttgtGTTGATGCTGCCCCTTGGGTTGATGATGCCCCTTGGCCATCATCTGCAGCACGAATAGTCTTTCTTGTGACTCTCTTAAAACTGGCAACTGATGCTGATATGGGGTCACCATCTcttgatttatttccagaatCTAAATGACTGTCACTGGCATTGGTATAATTACAATGGCTGTTGTggttacagcagcagcagtgcccagtgTAGGGGGGGCACAGTAGGTGCCTTGTTAGTCTTAGAGGCTGGAGAAATAACAGTATCTGTGGCTGGCAAGGCAGCGACCTTGGTAGCTTCGGTCTGCGTGGGAGCTGGAACTGCCTTGGCAGTTGCTTGAGAAGCCACAGTGTCTGTGTTtgggggggcagcagcagctgcaggggctgTAGCCATAGCCTTCGCTGCCTTGCTCCATTTGGAGTGGGCAGACGCAAGTCTCAAGACTCAAAAAAGATGCAGTCCTCCTATTTAGCCTCATCTCTTTTATCACTAGCACGAACTGACACACATCTCAATGAAAAAACAAAGGTATCGTTAGTCAGCTTTTCTATAGATTGGCTGGTCCAATTAGCAAACACAGAGCTGTATTTCTCTTTAATCTCTACTGGAGGTTTCTCTAAGTACAACAGTAACGAGTATAAATTCATTATCAGCTGCAGTATAATGAAATAAACCagtgccaaaccacacagtaaaATCATCACTGTCATCCAGTTTCCAGATGTAATACAATGCACGAACCTATTAGTGAAATGCGCCCAGCACAAATAAAGTACGGCAGAACACACTGTAGAGAGTAACTCATATAACTTATGCCACAGCATCTTTAAACCAATGTAATTCAATCTGCTTTGATACTACTAGATAATGTCTGAAGCATACAGACCCGTGAGTATCACAACAATCTAGCAATTCAGAGGTTAAACTACATGATCCCACCATAAATCATTCTGCAGGcctgctttcttctttaaagtGCTGCGTCTCTTGCTTCACCAGGGTCTTCCCTGGTGTTCCCTCAGATACTCTTGGTACTTCCAACTTCCCATCTCTCTGGAGTAGGATATAAAGGGTCTTAGCTGTTCTTATCTGAACCGTCTCAGTGTGTGGATCTGCAGATTAATCAAATGTGTTAGAgcaaaaaaagctattaaatgCAGAGTCACTGATGTGCAGGGCCAAAGCTTGCTCTTTCTACAGTGGTGATCAGAAGTCCTGTATTACACTGTGCTGCTACCATCCTTCTCTGTTGATGTCTTGCTTCTGTCAAGGGAGTATGGGATTGAACGTGTTGGTTCCTCAGTAAACGCACCTTCCAAGATTCCTTTCACTGTTTGCCGTGCCTTTGCCCTGAAGTCTTGTCCAACAAAAACATAGAGCAAGGGGTTGATGCAGCTGTTGGCATATGCAAGTGCTGTAGAGAGGTGATCCCAGAGGGTCAAATTTTCCCGCAGTCCTGTTCCAAGCGTAGGTACAAGGGACAGAATCCCTACTACATGGTATGGAGCCCAGCAGATGAAGAATGCCGTTACTACAAACACAATTGTTCTCAGCATTCTGTTGCGTGGCTTGTGAAACTGACTTGCACGCATTCGGAAAGCAATAAGGGCATAGCAAACTGCCATGATGCCAAAGGGGAGTACAAAGCCAAAGACAGCCCTACTGGTGTTTATTGCCACTAAGGCAGAGGATACAGAATAATCACTTTCATAGAAATTTCCCCATGAGTCATTACCGTTGTATGTTAAAAGTGAGTATTTTTCCAATAGCTCATTTACAGCATCATCCATGTAATCCAGCACTTCGTTGTCTCCAAAATTGTACCCACACTCAGTTTTGCCATCATGAGTGCTAGTCTCACGGTAGTGAAATACAGGacagcagaaaattaaagcCAGGATCCAAATGCCACTGCATATTAATGATGTACATTTCACTGTTCGGTGATTTTGACACCAGACAGGTTTCATCACAAGGAGGCACCGGTCAATGCTGATGGCCACAAGTAGAAAGACACTAGCAAACATAGTGAAGATTATGACTGATGGAATGACTTTGCAGAGGAACCAACCATACGGATAGTGTTCGTAGAGGGCCAGGTGAGCTATGGAAAATGGTAAGGACAAGCAGCACATGAAGTCAGCCACAGCAAGGTTTAGGAACCAGACAATGTTCACAgaccttttcattttcagaccAGCTACCCAGATCACCAATCCATTGCCTGGGATACCTATGATGAAAACGATGGTGAAGACAGCAATGGAGACAATTGATTCTGATGCATAATATACAGCAGCCTGTTCATGTGAACTGCTGTTACCCAGGAGTTGAGGCATTCTGTACctgtaaaacagaaagcaaattagTAGGCAATTCACACACTCCTtccaaattcttatttttatctttactgAAGCATTTCTGAGTCAGGTGACAGTACAAAGCTGTCAGGGTACAAAGGCATCAGTCTACAAAAGTTTGTGCTAAAGGTTTACTAATCTGACCATTACACACCAAAATTCTCATGGTGGTTAAGCTACATAAGCCTCACTATTCAAACAGGGAGATTGTATACACCTAAGTTCTGTCTCTATCATCCCCTTTGATTTCAGTCTGGTTCTTTTTAGTCTCCACTTTGAGGTGGAGTTCTCTATTCATATGCCCACACTATCACCCACTAGCTTTTGTGATCGACTTGCAGCTTTGTATACACTTCCATTCTTCAGAAAGGTGAGTCATCATTTTagttcctttttccttcaaaacaaatgaatttCTTCTAGTGTAACCTGTGAAATAGGTTTAGGTTAAGAAAGCAATGCTTGTCTTAACAAAATAACCCCACTCCACTTTCTGGACATTTATAAAGAGAACAGATGGGACAGCAATTCTGTTTGCTAAGGGTATTTTAGAGAAGTCTCAGAAAGCACTTCCTTCCCCCTGCTTTTGTTCTGAGCTCTCTCCTGGTTCCTTAGAAGGCTAGTCTTGATGGGCAGAAAGGCaataaatgaatgttttaagAAGAACAGACAGAGATTTagttatagaaagaaaaattaaaatacagagtaACAGCGGTAATGTTCTTGAGCAATTTTGGATAGCTCATTGCAAGACAATGAATCTGAGCCACAGAATACTgtagtgacattttaaaattatgagaaTAGTAGAGGAAAAACTTTAATTGCTCAGTTATTCTTGGACTTAGATATTAgtaaattttgaaagaaaagtaaaggagaTACAGCAAAGTCAAGATAGAACTGAGAAAAAGAGCCTGATCTTCATCCTGTAGGCATTAGTAGAATTGTTTATAAAACCCCTGTTAACTAAACCCTTGTTGCTGAAAGGTCCCTAAAAGCCTTACCAGAATGCAAGAAAACTGCACAGGTAAGAGCTGAATACAGTCTGCAGAAGCAACTGAGGAGACATGAATAAGGAAACCCAGACTGATTCTATTTTAACCTCTATTATGCTAGTACTTAAGAGGTAGTCAGGGACTGTTGTGTGCAGGACTAATTATCAatattattacagaaaaatattccaaatcATCAATCTCTTTCTTGCATAGCATATAGTCTAAATGTGGAGTGATGTATAAATGTTAGAACCGCCTCACCACAAAGAAACGGAAATAAACAGTTATAACAAACATTGGTAACACTTTTTGGTAACAATTGCTAAAAGGCTTTTAGGTGAGGGCGACCTGCAGGGAAAGCTATGAAAGCAGTCACTGTAAGGCAGCTAGGGACTTAGCTTGAAATTCTAACAAGTTTGCTCCATTTCGTGTGGTCTTGCTGATATATGCAGAAGCGACTTTTACAGGGACAACTGGAGAACAGTGTTGCAAGAGCTGAATCTCGCTCCCTCCCTATATAGCTACAGAAGGTGGTACGAAGATGACTGGGAATCAaagaaagctgtaaaaataGTAATACAAATCCTACGCCACAGCAAACTGAGGGATAAATCAATAAGAAGATACTGCCCACACTCTTTTCAAGAGTGCTGAAAGGGCTGCTATGTAGTTATGAAGGTGGAAGGGGGAACtgaagcagggagagaggtTTTCAGAAGTGAAGAATAAGAAACTGCAAGTTGAAGAGCGAGGCAGAATTCTGCATCTTATTATACCTACCCAAGTGAAGCAGATGTTCCAGTGTGTCAGGGAGCAAGTACCATCAGTTCTGTCTCTTGagtgactgaaaacagaaactcACATGACATTTTAGGAACTGctcttttttcctgtatttgcaAGTGTGTGCTAAGCATGTTCTTTCACCCTGGCGGAAAGGCTTAGAATGActcatatttgcatttttagatATGATCTGCTAACAAAGAGTCAAACCAAAGAAGCTGTCTCAACACTGTCAAAATAAAATAGTGCCCTGAGACAAAGAATAATAGAAAGCAAGGGAATGATAGGCACAGACATACTTTGCTATAGTTTCCATAAGACAACTGAATCAGATGCCTTGCCTGTTGGTAAAACATTGGCCTTTGCTTGATATAATTCACAGTTCCAAACCCTGCCATGCCACCATCAGGGGTCTGATCTGTTGTCTTGTAGCCACTTCCATGTTTTATCAGATCAGCACATTCACCTAGTTAATCccatttctgtgatttttaccAATATATATCAGCTTCTGCCCCAGCTTAGTTCACCAAACACAGAACATTGTGCTCAGCAAACCGTAATTGGTCATGTCAAAGGGATTTTAATCTGATTCTTGATCTTTCAGGGTATTGGttatttggtttgggtttttgttttgttttgtgtttttggtttgtttttaaagaaggaacTTAACCAATGAAAACTTAGAAGTGATTAACTGAAATGCTGATAGCACAAAATGTGGCAAgactataaaaagaaaagacatcTAGGGCAATGCATTTCAAATGTGCAACAATAGgatttccccccacccctcccaaTTTGGGAAATCAACACTGCTAGCAGAAATGACAAAGCCCAGACACACAAGAATCAGCGtcagtattttggttttggtctggAAAATGAACCAGAATGGAGCAAAGTCCCATTCCTGAGCATGTCTCTGTGAAACACATGAATGCTGCCTCCAGCACAAAACCCATGAAAACTGAGACAGGAAGGcaggccagggctgggctgtaGCCCCGAAGATGGATGGGCTGTCAGCAGCCTGACAGGAAAATTCCTCCAGCTGCATCTTATTCTCAGATGCCACCTTTCCTCAGACCCAGACAGACAGTGCTGACAAGAGGGTACTCCTATTGCTTCTGTTGGCCAAGGGGCACGCAGCCTTTTCACCACCATGCGACTCACTAGCTCTAGTCAAACTCTCCTTTGCAAGAAGGCTCTTCTCCACCAGTTGGCTAGCTCTGATCCTCTCAGTTAAAACCTCTCTCCTGCAGCTGACCTTGACACGGCAAGCACTTTATCTTTAGTCCAGCCAGCTTACCCTGGACAGTGACGAGATGACATGGTACCTCTCTCTATAGGTTTCCAGatgaataaacattttaagCAGTTTGACTAGTGGAGTGTTTTGCACTTCAGCACAAAGGGCCTGATGATGCAGATGCTCAAAGGtgcaaggagggaaaaaaaagacattttattacTTTCGTAAAATGGTTACTTACATCAGACCCGACCTTTGACTTGCGGCTTTGATGGTAATCCCAAATCACGACACGGCATTCTATTCttctcttcacagaatcacagaatgtttggggttggaagtgacatctggagatcatctagtccatcccacctgctaaagcaggctCACCTAGAACAGATCACtcaggaatgcatccaggtgggttttgaatgtctccagagaaggagatcccacagcctctgtgggcagcctgttctgttgcttcttttctggatctctcccttcccttcatgaAAAACGGACTGAGTTAGCTTACAAAGGAATCATTGAATAGTTGAAGTTGGAAGACTGTCTGCAGACAATCTAGCCCAATCCcactgctcaaagcagggtcagctagagAAGATTGGTTAGGACTGTGTCCAGTCAGGTTTGAGTATCTCcacagaaggagactccacaaactctccaggcaacctgttccagtgttcatccaccctcacagtaaaaaactgtTTGATTGTGTTCAGGCAGAACTTCCTGTGTTTCCGTTTGTGCCGCttgtctcttgtcctgtcaccagGCACCACGGAGAACAGTCTGGCTCTGTCTCCATTAAACACTCCCATCAGATGGATGATAAGATCCCCCTAAGCCTTCTCTAGACTGAACagtcccagttctctcagcctctccttgcaTGACAGGTGTACCAGTCCCTTAATTACCTTAGTGGCTCCCCACAAGTTTCACTCCactatgtccatgtctctccagtactggggagcccagaactggacacagcactctaGACATGGCTTCACCactgctgagtagaggggaaggatcatgTCGCTTgtcctgctggcaacactcctcATCTAGACCTGGCAGCTGTTGTAATTCTTTGCTGTGAGGGCACGTTGCTGGCTTATGTTCAGCTTTTTGTCCACCAggaccacagaatcacagaacggttagggttggaagggacctctggagatcatctaatccaactcacctgctaaagcaggttcagctagagtagattgcacaggaatgcatccaggtgggttttgaatgtctccagagaaggagactccacaatctctctgggcagcctgttccagtgctccatcacccttaaggtaaagaagtttttcctcatattcagatggaacctcttatgcttcagtctgtggcTGTTGgccctcatcctgttgttgggcaccactgaaaagagtttgGTCCCGTCCTCTTGACACCTACCCTTCTGATTTTtgtaaacattgataagatcccctctcaggcgtctcttctccaggctgaacagacccagctgtctcagtctctcctcataagaaaggtgctctaggtccctaatcatcttcgtagctcTCCGCTGGACTCcatccagtaattccttgtccttcttaaactggggagcccagaactggacgcagtactccagatgcggcctcaccagggcagagtagaggggaaggaaaacctCCCTCGACCTCCTggtcacattttttttaatgcaccccaggataccgttggtcttcttggccacagggacacattgttgactcatggtcaacctgttgtcaatcagaactcccaagtccttctctgcagtgctgctttccagcaggtccacccctaacctgtactgctgcctggggttgttcctccccaagcgcaggaccctacacttgcccttgttgaacttcattaggttcttctctgcccagtcctccagcctgtccaggtctcgctgaatggcagcacagccttccggattgtcagcccttcctctcagtttggtgtcatcagcaaacttgctgaggatgcatTCAGTCTCTTAATctaggtcattgatgaacaagttgaacaggactggacctaatactgacccctggggaatcCCACTGACTACAGGGCTCCAACCAGACTTTGCatcattgatcacaaccctctgagctctgccatccagtcagttcatgatccatctcactaTGCATTCATCCAGctcacttcctgagcttgcctatgaggatgttttGAAAGatagtgtcaaaagccttgctaaaGTAACAGCAATACAACAGCAAGAGTTACAGCAATACACCACCATCATTTGCTGCAGAGCTACTTTCCAGGTGGTCAGCCCCAGCATGTATTAGtgcatggggttattcctccccaggtgcagaacGTTGCActtcttgttgaacttcatgagattcCTGTCTGCCTAATTCTTCAGCATGTCCAGGTTCCCCTGAATGGTCACAGAGACACCTGGTGCATTAGCCACTCCTgccagttttgtatcatctgcaAAGCTGTGCACGTTGCTTcatcatccaggtcattaatgaagagTTAAACAGGACTAGAACCAGTGTTGACCAGAGCCAGACAGCAGCAGTGTCTGCAGCTGGACTTTGTTCTCCTGATCAGCACCCTCTGAGCCTCGCAGTTCAGCCACTATTCAATCCACCTCACTATCCACCTCTAGCCCATACTCCATCAGGATGTTCATA from Caloenas nicobarica isolate bCalNic1 chromosome 1, bCalNic1.hap1, whole genome shotgun sequence includes the following:
- the C3AR1 gene encoding C3a anaphylatoxin chemotactic receptor — translated: MPQLLGNSSSHEQAAVYYASESIVSIAVFTIVFIIGIPGNGLVIWVAGLKMKRSVNIVWFLNLAVADFMCCLSLPFSIAHLALYEHYPYGWFLCKVIPSVIIFTMFASVFLLVAISIDRCLLVMKPVWCQNHRTVKCTSLICSGIWILALIFCCPVFHYRETSTHDGKTECGYNFGDNEVLDYMDDAVNELLEKYSLLTYNGNDSWGNFYESDYSVSSALVAINTSRAVFGFVLPFGIMAVCYALIAFRMRASQFHKPRNRMLRTIVFVVTAFFICWAPYHVVGILSLVPTLGTGLRENLTLWDHLSTALAYANSCINPLLYVFVGQDFRAKARQTVKGILEGAFTEEPTRSIPYSLDRSKTSTEKDGSSTV